A window from Neobacillus sp. PS3-40 encodes these proteins:
- a CDS encoding CotY/CotZ family spore coat protein, translating into MACGHKVSHKDQCVCTVLRAIADAQDQVSPVTSGCDISCERSIQELLSGVSPATTAPNTIPVILYCGCDPFLGTGVAIVDNKFECVETFIFRVTSVDGNCCAVIELLEIAGAHGCPTSPCDQLGGINISHLKRTGICITIDLNCFCAITCLEPVTL; encoded by the coding sequence ATGGCGTGTGGTCACAAAGTAAGTCATAAAGATCAATGTGTATGTACAGTGTTAAGGGCAATCGCAGATGCACAAGACCAAGTATCCCCTGTTACAAGTGGCTGTGACATCAGCTGCGAAAGATCTATCCAAGAATTGTTAAGTGGGGTTTCCCCGGCTACAACAGCTCCTAACACGATTCCAGTCATTCTTTATTGTGGCTGTGATCCTTTTCTTGGAACTGGTGTTGCGATAGTAGATAACAAATTCGAATGTGTAGAAACATTTATTTTCAGAGTAACTTCAGTGGATGGTAATTGTTGCGCAGTCATAGAATTACTAGAAATTGCGGGGGCTCATGGCTGCCCAACAAGTCCTTGTGATCAACTTGGTGGTATAAATATTTCTCATCTTAAAAGAACAGGAATTTGTATCACCATTGATTTGAACTGTTTCTGTGCTATTACTTGTTTGGAGCCTGTCACACTTTAA